In Altererythrobacter rubellus, the following are encoded in one genomic region:
- a CDS encoding sulfite exporter TauE/SafE family protein → MAGLVPIGLVAAFFVAAVLYAAVGFGGGSTYAALLALSGLDYRVLPLIALACNIVVVAGSTMRFARAGVTPWRGAIAVTALAAPAALLGGLTPITEGLFFNLLGASLLLTGGTMVLPQFERQDSGEPSRLVRFMPLFAAPLGYLAGLVGIGGGIFLAPLLHLTRWREPRAIAATASLFILVNSVFGLAGQMLKRGPDAFTGALYESLPLLIAVAIGGQLGSLMALKLLPSRWIRWLTAGLVTIVGARLLLGG, encoded by the coding sequence ATGGCGGGCTTGGTCCCAATCGGGCTGGTTGCCGCATTCTTCGTTGCGGCCGTTTTGTATGCCGCTGTGGGGTTTGGCGGTGGATCAACTTATGCCGCTTTGCTGGCATTGTCTGGGCTCGACTACCGGGTCCTTCCGTTGATTGCACTCGCGTGCAACATCGTAGTCGTTGCGGGCAGCACCATGCGATTTGCCAGAGCGGGTGTGACGCCGTGGCGCGGCGCTATCGCTGTCACAGCTTTAGCTGCCCCTGCGGCTTTGCTTGGCGGGCTTACACCAATTACCGAAGGTCTGTTCTTCAACCTGTTAGGGGCGAGCTTGCTTTTGACCGGCGGAACAATGGTGTTGCCGCAGTTTGAACGCCAGGACAGCGGCGAACCTTCGCGGCTTGTGCGCTTTATGCCGCTGTTTGCAGCGCCGCTTGGCTATCTTGCAGGATTAGTGGGTATCGGGGGAGGGATATTCCTCGCGCCTCTACTTCATCTTACACGTTGGCGAGAGCCTCGCGCGATCGCTGCGACGGCAAGCTTATTTATCCTGGTAAATTCCGTGTTCGGCCTAGCCGGACAAATGTTGAAGCGTGGGCCCGATGCCTTCACGGGGGCTCTCTATGAGAGCCTCCCGCTGCTCATCGCGGTTGCGATTGGCGGCCAGCTTGGCAGCTTGATGGCATTGAAGCTACTGCCATCACGCTGGATCCGGTGGCTCACCGCAGGATTGGTGACCATCGTGGGCGCGCGGCTTCTGCTTGGCGGTTAG
- the mfd gene encoding transcription-repair coupling factor: MPDLSRILTASAPLTLASVARGAQPLVMSDLARAAKGRAVFIAPHEATMHSIAEAAKFFAPELEVIEFPAWDCLPYDRASPALSVSAKRLAALHRMQSGKAGSQLLVTTANAVLQRVLTPFRIRESVREFKQGTIIGHGSLSALLQRQGYSRTDTVVDHGEYALRGSIVDIFPSSLDQGLRLDFFGDELESLRLFDPGTQMTVGTLKQHLLLPASEALLDEESIKRFRSRYREMFGATATQDPLYEAVSDGRRLAGMEHWLPLFEERLATIFDYMEPEDLVVIDSGAIGAADERLKDVTDYHQAREKVAGQAAGSYRPLHEHSLYLAKDEFDALLKEHTVHRSVIFAEPESDHVVDFGFSSARDFAPDRARGDNIYPIAAQHLSALSKSGKRPIIAAYSSGSRTRIASILQEAGCKVTHAETWQETLGVSSKGNPVATVLPLETGFANDQLELLTEQDILGDRLVRRKKRRKDSDAFLAELQSLNRGDLVVHVEHGIGKYLGLEPVPVGKSQHDCVMLEYKGGDKLFIPVENIDVLSRYGSSEDAVMLDRLGGEGWQKRRAKLKERIRAIAGELMQIAAQRALKKAPVLEPDESAYNQFVEKFPWQETDDQDAAIDDVLRDLESGRPMDRLVCGDVGFGKTEVALRAAFVAAMNGQQVAVVAPTTLLARQHYTSFAERFAGFPLKVGRLSRLVPPKETAATREGLEKGDVDIVVGTHAILSKSTNFRDLGLVIVDEEQRFGVTHKERLKALRADVHVLTLTATPIPRTLQMAMSGLRELSTIQTPPVDRLAVRTYVMEWDDMVMREALLREHHRGGQSFIVVPRISDMADVEEWLREHVPEVKSISAHGQMSPSEVEERMSAFYDRRYDVLLSTTIVESGLDIPTANTIIIHRADRFGLAQLYQLRGRVGRSKLRAYAYLTYAKDVQLSEVAEKRLKVLGDLDSLGAGFQLASHDLDIRGAGNLLGDEQSGHIREVGFELYQSMLEDAILAAKAGEMGLETARDKVSPQITVDAPIMIPEDYVPDLAVRMALYRRLNDAKDKAEIEAMAAEMIDRFGPLPDATSNLVRLIEIKHQAIEANIAKIDVGARGTLVSFHKDHFPDPAGLLAYVDKLQGTAKLRPDMKLVINRAWGDPQSRLNGLFQLTKGLCRIVQKASKAA, from the coding sequence ATGCCTGATCTTTCACGTATACTTACCGCCTCGGCGCCGCTGACACTCGCTTCGGTAGCGCGTGGCGCGCAGCCATTGGTGATGAGCGATCTGGCGCGGGCTGCCAAAGGTCGCGCGGTATTTATCGCCCCACACGAAGCTACAATGCACTCGATCGCGGAAGCTGCGAAGTTCTTCGCGCCCGAATTGGAAGTGATCGAATTTCCGGCGTGGGATTGCTTGCCATATGACCGCGCAAGCCCTGCGCTTTCCGTCAGCGCAAAACGTTTGGCCGCGCTGCATCGCATGCAATCGGGCAAGGCAGGCTCGCAGCTTCTGGTAACGACCGCAAATGCTGTGCTGCAACGTGTCCTGACTCCGTTTCGAATTCGCGAAAGCGTACGCGAGTTCAAGCAAGGCACCATAATCGGCCATGGCAGTCTTTCAGCGCTGCTGCAGCGTCAGGGGTATTCGCGTACGGATACAGTAGTCGATCATGGCGAATATGCATTGCGAGGTTCGATAGTCGACATCTTCCCGTCGAGCCTCGACCAAGGCTTGCGGCTCGATTTCTTCGGCGATGAGCTGGAAAGCCTGCGCCTGTTCGACCCCGGCACTCAGATGACCGTCGGCACGCTCAAACAACATTTGTTGCTACCCGCCAGCGAGGCATTGCTGGACGAAGAAAGTATCAAGCGTTTTCGCAGCCGCTATCGCGAAATGTTCGGCGCCACCGCAACCCAAGACCCGCTCTACGAAGCGGTAAGCGATGGTCGCAGGCTTGCGGGAATGGAACATTGGCTGCCGCTATTTGAAGAACGACTGGCGACAATCTTCGACTACATGGAGCCAGAGGATCTCGTGGTCATAGACAGCGGAGCCATTGGCGCTGCTGACGAACGACTGAAAGATGTGACCGATTACCACCAGGCGCGCGAAAAGGTCGCCGGGCAAGCCGCGGGCAGCTACCGTCCATTGCACGAACATTCACTCTATCTTGCCAAGGATGAGTTCGACGCATTGCTGAAGGAGCATACAGTCCATCGTAGCGTGATCTTTGCAGAGCCAGAGAGCGATCATGTTGTCGACTTCGGCTTCTCCTCTGCCAGAGACTTCGCTCCAGACCGCGCGCGCGGTGACAACATCTATCCGATTGCCGCCCAGCATCTCTCTGCGCTGAGCAAATCGGGAAAGCGCCCGATTATCGCCGCCTATTCGAGCGGTAGCCGGACACGTATCGCGTCGATACTGCAAGAGGCCGGCTGCAAGGTTACCCATGCCGAAACATGGCAGGAAACCTTGGGCGTTAGCTCAAAGGGCAATCCGGTCGCCACTGTCCTGCCGCTCGAAACCGGTTTTGCCAATGATCAGCTGGAACTGCTTACCGAGCAGGACATCCTTGGTGACCGTCTGGTTCGCCGCAAGAAGCGCCGCAAGGATTCCGACGCATTTCTGGCTGAGCTCCAGTCACTCAATCGCGGCGATCTGGTGGTTCATGTAGAACACGGAATTGGCAAATATCTCGGGCTGGAACCTGTGCCTGTCGGCAAGAGCCAGCACGACTGCGTGATGCTGGAGTACAAGGGCGGCGACAAGCTGTTCATCCCGGTCGAGAATATCGACGTTCTGTCGCGATACGGATCTTCTGAAGATGCTGTCATGCTGGACAGGCTTGGCGGTGAAGGCTGGCAGAAGCGCCGCGCCAAGCTGAAGGAACGCATTCGTGCGATTGCCGGCGAGCTGATGCAGATTGCTGCGCAGCGCGCGCTAAAGAAGGCGCCGGTGCTGGAGCCCGATGAATCTGCCTACAACCAGTTTGTCGAGAAGTTTCCCTGGCAGGAAACCGATGATCAGGACGCGGCAATTGATGACGTGTTGCGCGATCTGGAGAGCGGCAGACCGATGGACCGGCTGGTTTGTGGCGATGTCGGGTTTGGCAAAACCGAGGTCGCGCTTCGCGCGGCATTTGTTGCGGCAATGAATGGTCAGCAAGTCGCGGTTGTTGCCCCGACCACGCTGCTCGCACGCCAGCATTACACCAGTTTCGCGGAACGCTTTGCAGGTTTCCCGCTCAAAGTTGGCCGCCTCTCGCGGCTCGTGCCGCCAAAAGAGACCGCCGCGACCCGCGAAGGGCTTGAGAAAGGCGATGTGGACATCGTCGTCGGCACACATGCAATCCTGTCCAAGAGCACGAACTTCCGTGATCTGGGGCTCGTTATTGTCGACGAAGAGCAGCGCTTCGGAGTGACGCATAAGGAGCGCCTGAAGGCTTTGCGTGCTGATGTGCATGTGCTGACGCTGACTGCCACACCTATCCCGCGCACCCTTCAAATGGCGATGAGCGGGCTGCGGGAACTTTCCACGATCCAGACGCCACCCGTCGACCGCTTGGCCGTTCGGACTTATGTTATGGAATGGGACGATATGGTCATGCGCGAGGCTTTGCTGCGCGAACACCACCGCGGCGGGCAAAGCTTTATCGTCGTGCCGCGCATCTCGGACATGGCCGATGTCGAGGAATGGCTTCGCGAACATGTGCCGGAAGTGAAAAGCATTTCTGCACATGGGCAAATGTCGCCAAGCGAAGTCGAAGAACGTATGAGCGCCTTTTATGACCGTCGATATGACGTGCTGCTATCGACTACGATCGTCGAGAGCGGCCTGGACATCCCGACTGCCAACACGATCATCATCCACCGCGCGGATCGCTTTGGCCTGGCGCAGCTATATCAGCTGCGCGGCCGCGTGGGTCGGTCAAAACTGCGCGCCTATGCTTATCTCACCTATGCAAAGGATGTGCAGCTATCCGAAGTCGCGGAGAAGCGCTTGAAGGTGCTGGGCGATCTAGACTCGCTTGGTGCAGGCTTCCAGCTTGCCAGCCACGATCTGGATATTCGCGGTGCAGGAAACCTGCTCGGAGACGAGCAATCGGGCCACATCCGCGAAGTCGGGTTCGAGCTGTACCAATCCATGCTTGAAGACGCGATACTCGCCGCAAAGGCCGGCGAAATGGGTCTTGAGACGGCTCGCGACAAAGTGAGCCCACAAATTACCGTTGATGCACCGATAATGATCCCAGAGGATTATGTGCCCGATCTCGCGGTACGCATGGCGCTTTATCGACGTTTGAACGATGCCAAGGATAAGGCCGAGATCGAGGCTATGGCAGCCGAGATGATCGACCGTTTCGGTCCCCTGCCCGATGCAACCTCAAATCTTGTGCGACTGATCGAGATCAAACATCAGGCGATCGAAGCCAATATTGCCAAGATAGATGTCGGCGCTCGCGGTACACTGGTCAGCTTCCACAAAGACCACTTCCCCGATCCGGCCGGATTGCTCGCCTATGTCGACAAACTGCAAGGAACGGCAAAACTGCGCCCTGATATGAAACTGGTCATCAACCGGGCCTGGGGCGATCCGCAAAGCCGCCTCAATGGTCTGTTCCAGCTGACTAAGGGCCTTTGCCGTATCGTTCAAAAGGCTAGTAAAGCCGCCTGA
- a CDS encoding NAD kinase yields MPDTNTYERFALLASDAHRARAAYADLLPTHDWVPIEEADVAVVLGGDGFMLQTLHEMHDRGKVIPAYGLNRGTVGFMMNKYRNGGNVLNRVQKARPFKFSPLRMDAVTQDGEEHTFLAINEVSLLREMRQTAKIEVSVNGRVRINELVCDGVLLATPAGSTAYNLSANGPILPLDSKLLALTPISPFRPRRWNGAILPDHLPVKFRILEAAKRPVSAVADQTELRDIAEVMLTVERDTELTLLFDKGHSLDERIVAEQFAV; encoded by the coding sequence TTGCCCGATACGAATACATACGAACGGTTTGCCCTTCTGGCCTCGGACGCGCACCGCGCCAGAGCGGCCTATGCTGACCTTTTGCCGACGCATGATTGGGTGCCGATAGAGGAAGCTGACGTTGCTGTGGTGCTGGGCGGCGATGGTTTCATGCTGCAAACGCTGCACGAGATGCACGATCGCGGCAAAGTGATCCCTGCCTACGGCCTCAATCGCGGCACAGTCGGCTTCATGATGAACAAATACCGCAATGGCGGCAATGTGCTGAACCGGGTGCAGAAGGCCCGACCGTTTAAGTTTTCTCCCCTCAGAATGGACGCAGTCACTCAGGATGGGGAAGAACACACTTTTCTCGCCATCAACGAAGTCTCCTTGCTGCGTGAAATGCGGCAGACGGCCAAAATCGAAGTGTCGGTGAATGGTCGCGTTCGGATTAACGAGCTTGTCTGTGACGGTGTGCTGCTGGCGACCCCTGCTGGCTCTACCGCTTACAACTTGTCTGCCAATGGCCCAATCCTTCCGCTTGATTCTAAGCTTCTGGCGCTGACACCAATCAGCCCATTCCGCCCTCGCCGTTGGAATGGTGCCATCCTGCCAGATCATTTGCCGGTCAAATTTCGCATACTCGAAGCGGCCAAGCGGCCGGTTTCGGCCGTGGCTGATCAAACCGAGCTGCGCGACATTGCCGAAGTGATGCTGACGGTTGAGCGCGACACAGAATTGACGCTACTGTTCGACAAGGGCCATTCGCTGGACGAACGGATCGTTGCCGAACAATTTGCAGTGTGA
- the secA gene encoding preprotein translocase subunit SecA — protein sequence MFQTIAKSLFGSSNDRYVKSIGKVVNQINALELQIQALSDDELRAQTDKFRRQLDDGQTLDDILPEAFATVREASSRVLGMRHFDVQMVGGIVLHRGEISEMKTGEGKTLVATLATYLNAIEGKGVHVVTVNDYLARRDAEWMGRLHNWLGLTVGVIVPNLPEAQRREAYNADITYSTNNELGFDYLRDNMKHSRDQMVQRPFNFAIIDEVDSILIDEARTPLIISGPTEDKSDLYVALDEVVKEVPEDWYEKDEKTKNVQLTEEGTDEIEKILMDKGLLATENLYDVENTQVVHHLEQALRANIMYKRDDNYIVKDDKVVIIDEFTGRMMDGRRWSNGLHQAVEAKEGVKIEPENQTMASITFQNYFRMYPKLSGMTGTAATEAAEFWDVYKMNVVEIPTNVPVQRIDEEDEFYKNTMDKFGAIAKAIKDKNEIGQPVLVGTVSIEKSELLSQFLEKEGVKHEVLNARQHEREAHIVAQAGRIGAVTIATNMAGRGTDIQLGGNADFRIGDELSEMAEDDPKRQMEEDRIKAEVAAEKQKVLEAGGLFVLGTERHESRRIDNQLRGRSGRQGDPGLSRFYLCLEDDLLRIFGPDTLFSKMMNSNLADGEAIGSKWLSKAIETAQKKVEARNYEARKQVVQYDDVMNDQRKVIYEQRGEIMEAEKVDDVVLDMRQDTVNSLVSEACPPGSYPEQWDIAGLKEKIEDVFGLKPPIDQWLDEDQVEPEIIEERIQAEADAMMDRKIAEADPNIWRQVEKSVLLERLDYHWKEHLATLDALRQVIWMRGIAQKQPINEYKQEAFGLFENMLETLREDVTKILATAQLRTQMPEPQALPDLPDFLTGHIDPLTGLDNSNDGDGSAERPELFGSLAGSPRAGFGPGGRNPDNPYANQNISRNAQCPCGSGNKYKHCHGAAA from the coding sequence ATGTTTCAGACAATTGCCAAGTCACTCTTTGGCTCTTCCAACGATCGCTATGTCAAATCAATCGGAAAAGTCGTCAATCAAATCAATGCACTAGAGCTGCAAATTCAAGCGCTGAGCGATGATGAACTTCGTGCCCAGACGGACAAGTTCCGCCGTCAGCTAGACGATGGACAGACCCTGGACGACATTCTGCCAGAGGCCTTTGCGACTGTTCGAGAAGCATCTTCCCGTGTTCTCGGCATGCGGCACTTTGATGTGCAGATGGTGGGCGGCATTGTGCTTCATCGCGGCGAAATTTCGGAGATGAAGACGGGTGAGGGCAAGACGCTCGTGGCTACGCTGGCGACATACCTCAATGCGATTGAGGGCAAGGGCGTTCACGTTGTAACCGTGAATGACTACCTCGCCCGCCGCGATGCGGAATGGATGGGGCGTCTTCACAACTGGCTTGGCCTCACCGTGGGTGTGATTGTGCCAAATCTGCCTGAAGCCCAGCGCCGCGAGGCCTACAATGCGGACATTACCTACAGCACCAATAACGAGCTTGGGTTCGACTATCTGCGCGACAATATGAAGCATTCGCGCGATCAAATGGTCCAACGTCCGTTCAATTTCGCGATTATCGATGAAGTCGACTCGATCTTGATCGACGAAGCGCGGACACCTTTGATTATCTCCGGTCCGACTGAAGACAAATCCGATCTCTATGTCGCGCTCGACGAAGTCGTGAAGGAAGTTCCCGAGGATTGGTACGAGAAGGACGAGAAAACCAAAAACGTCCAGCTTACCGAAGAAGGCACGGATGAGATCGAGAAAATCCTGATGGATAAAGGCCTTCTCGCAACCGAGAATCTCTATGACGTAGAGAACACTCAGGTTGTCCATCACCTGGAGCAGGCTTTGCGCGCTAACATCATGTACAAGCGCGATGACAATTACATCGTCAAAGACGACAAGGTCGTGATCATTGACGAATTCACCGGCCGAATGATGGATGGCCGGCGCTGGTCAAACGGCTTGCACCAGGCGGTCGAAGCCAAGGAGGGCGTCAAGATCGAGCCTGAGAACCAGACCATGGCTTCGATTACGTTCCAGAATTATTTCCGTATGTATCCCAAGCTGTCAGGCATGACCGGTACCGCAGCGACCGAAGCAGCGGAATTCTGGGACGTCTACAAGATGAATGTGGTCGAAATCCCAACTAACGTGCCGGTCCAGCGTATCGACGAAGAAGACGAGTTCTACAAGAACACGATGGACAAGTTCGGCGCTATTGCGAAGGCGATCAAGGACAAGAACGAGATAGGTCAGCCGGTTCTGGTTGGCACCGTTTCCATCGAGAAGTCAGAGCTGCTCAGCCAGTTCCTAGAGAAGGAAGGCGTGAAGCACGAGGTGCTCAATGCGCGTCAGCATGAGCGCGAGGCTCATATCGTAGCTCAGGCTGGCCGGATTGGCGCTGTAACGATCGCCACCAATATGGCGGGCCGCGGGACCGATATCCAGCTGGGCGGCAATGCCGATTTCCGCATTGGTGACGAGCTCAGTGAAATGGCTGAGGATGATCCCAAACGGCAGATGGAAGAAGATCGGATCAAGGCCGAAGTTGCTGCCGAGAAGCAGAAGGTTCTGGAGGCGGGCGGCCTGTTTGTTCTGGGTACAGAGCGCCATGAGAGCCGCCGGATCGATAACCAGCTGCGCGGCCGTTCGGGGCGACAAGGTGACCCCGGTTTGTCACGTTTCTACCTTTGCCTTGAGGATGACCTGCTCCGCATCTTTGGACCGGACACGCTGTTCTCCAAGATGATGAACTCAAACCTCGCCGATGGAGAGGCGATCGGTTCGAAATGGCTCTCCAAAGCCATCGAGACTGCGCAGAAAAAGGTTGAGGCACGCAATTACGAAGCGCGTAAGCAAGTTGTCCAATATGATGATGTGATGAATGACCAGCGCAAGGTGATTTACGAGCAGCGCGGCGAGATCATGGAAGCCGAAAAGGTTGACGATGTCGTGCTCGACATGCGTCAGGATACGGTCAATTCGTTGGTTAGCGAGGCATGCCCACCGGGATCCTATCCTGAACAGTGGGATATTGCGGGCCTGAAGGAGAAGATCGAGGATGTGTTCGGCCTGAAACCGCCGATCGATCAATGGCTTGATGAAGACCAGGTCGAGCCTGAAATTATTGAAGAGCGCATTCAGGCTGAAGCGGATGCGATGATGGATCGAAAGATTGCAGAGGCCGATCCCAACATCTGGCGCCAGGTTGAAAAGTCAGTTCTGCTTGAGCGTCTCGACTACCACTGGAAAGAACACCTCGCGACGCTTGATGCGCTGCGTCAGGTGATCTGGATGCGCGGCATTGCGCAGAAGCAGCCGATCAATGAATACAAGCAAGAGGCGTTCGGGCTGTTCGAAAACATGCTGGAAACTCTGCGCGAAGATGTGACGAAAATTCTCGCCACCGCGCAGCTACGTACGCAGATGCCCGAGCCGCAAGCCCTACCAGATTTGCCTGATTTCCTGACCGGACATATCGATCCGTTGACTGGACTGGACAATTCGAATGATGGTGACGGCTCCGCGGAACGTCCAGAACTGTTCGGATCATTGGCGGGGAGTCCGCGTGCCGGGTTTGGGCCGGGCGGCAGAAACCCCGACAACCCCTATGCCAATCAGAACATCAGCCGAAATGCACAGTGCCCGTGCGGGTCTGGTAACAAGTACAAGCATTGCCACGGTGCAGCTGCGTAA
- the trxA gene encoding thioredoxin: MATVAVTDASFQADVVDADKPVLVDFWADWCGPCKMIAPSLEEISEELSDKVTIAKMDIMENPDVPGKLGVQGIPYLALYKNGEIAATLTGARPKSALKEWLESEL, from the coding sequence ATGGCGACAGTAGCAGTCACCGATGCAAGTTTTCAGGCCGATGTGGTCGATGCCGACAAGCCCGTTCTGGTTGATTTCTGGGCCGACTGGTGCGGTCCGTGCAAAATGATCGCGCCATCGCTGGAAGAGATCAGTGAAGAGCTTTCCGATAAAGTCACCATTGCGAAGATGGACATCATGGAAAACCCCGATGTTCCCGGTAAGCTGGGCGTGCAGGGCATACCCTATCTTGCGCTGTACAAGAATGGCGAAATCGCCGCGACGCTGACCGGCGCGCGTCCGAAAAGCGCACTTAAAGAATGGCTTGAGAGCGAACTCTAA
- a CDS encoding inositol monophosphatase family protein codes for MQRVSQEAILPRYQNLSSAEIDQKAADDFVTVADHEAEEKLSEGLAAIEGSLDIVGEEASHADSSVMDRLSGDCWIIDPLDGTHNFAHGKPPFGIIIARASGGLCEAGWIYDCLSGRFCHTQRGAGAFVDGEPIKSRPTGHDKPVAAISRIFLTEEQRALVDAKLAPYYELADIPRCAAEQYPRLALGENDVSSFKRTLAWDHAAGALWLNEAGGKACRLDGSAYRVDESDKPGLIGASSPAIWDEFARRALG; via the coding sequence ATGCAACGCGTCAGCCAGGAGGCGATCCTTCCCCGGTATCAAAACCTGTCTTCTGCGGAAATCGACCAAAAGGCTGCGGACGATTTCGTGACTGTCGCGGACCACGAGGCCGAAGAGAAGCTGAGCGAGGGGCTCGCCGCCATTGAAGGCTCCCTGGATATTGTTGGTGAGGAAGCATCGCACGCAGACAGTAGCGTGATGGACCGGCTGTCCGGCGATTGCTGGATTATCGATCCGCTCGACGGAACGCACAATTTCGCCCATGGAAAACCGCCCTTCGGTATCATTATCGCAAGGGCTAGCGGGGGGCTCTGTGAAGCTGGCTGGATCTATGACTGCCTGTCAGGGCGCTTCTGCCACACGCAACGCGGCGCGGGCGCGTTTGTTGATGGCGAACCGATCAAATCCCGTCCGACCGGGCACGACAAGCCAGTCGCGGCCATTTCACGGATCTTTCTGACTGAGGAACAGCGCGCACTCGTCGATGCGAAGCTGGCGCCGTATTATGAACTTGCTGACATACCGCGCTGCGCGGCCGAGCAATACCCACGTCTGGCCTTGGGCGAAAACGATGTGTCCAGCTTTAAACGGACCCTTGCCTGGGATCATGCCGCGGGGGCACTCTGGCTCAACGAAGCAGGCGGAAAGGCATGTAGGCTGGATGGCAGCGCTTATCGTGTCGACGAAAGCGACAAGCCGGGCCTGATTGGTGCATCAAGCCCGGCCATCTGGGATGAATTTGCCCGGCGTGCGCTGGGCTAA
- the argJ gene encoding bifunctional glutamate N-acetyltransferase/amino-acid acetyltransferase ArgJ, with product MELERSPLAFPFPEELPEIVGVELRVARARYKNWDRADLTFITLSESTAVAGVFTQSACASSEVELGREQVKSGTARALVVNAGNSNAFTGYRGREAVEQIMEQVADHLGCKVSEVFVSSTGVIGVPLPKDKAREGVAQALNAQPCSWLEAAEAICTTDTFAKAAHASAMIGGQRVNLVGIIKGSGMIAPDMATMLGYIFTDAAVEPAFLQQLLSNANRETFSCITVDGDTSTSDTVLAFATGKAGNPALTAFDDAGADAFAAALADVCRQLAQMVVRDGEGASKFITIRVSGASSDDSAHRIALSVANSPLVKTAIAGEDANWGRVVMAVGKAGEPADRDKLSIGFGGIWAARDGLPVEDYDETPVAEHLKGQEIDVTVDLGIGSGRATVWTCDLTHGYISINADYRS from the coding sequence ATGGAACTTGAACGCTCTCCGCTTGCCTTTCCCTTCCCCGAAGAACTGCCTGAAATCGTGGGGGTGGAACTGCGTGTTGCCCGCGCACGCTACAAAAATTGGGACCGTGCAGACCTGACCTTCATTACTCTGAGTGAAAGCACGGCCGTTGCGGGCGTCTTCACGCAAAGCGCTTGCGCCTCATCCGAAGTCGAACTGGGCAGGGAACAGGTAAAATCGGGCACGGCACGCGCCCTGGTTGTCAATGCCGGCAATTCCAACGCATTTACCGGCTATCGCGGGCGCGAAGCGGTCGAGCAGATCATGGAGCAAGTAGCCGATCATCTTGGCTGCAAAGTTTCCGAGGTCTTCGTGTCATCGACCGGCGTAATCGGTGTGCCATTACCCAAGGACAAAGCCCGCGAAGGCGTTGCACAGGCGCTGAACGCGCAGCCATGCTCATGGCTGGAAGCTGCCGAGGCGATTTGCACAACCGATACATTCGCCAAGGCTGCTCACGCTTCCGCAATGATCGGTGGCCAGAGAGTAAACCTGGTCGGGATCATCAAGGGATCCGGCATGATTGCCCCCGATATGGCTACGATGCTGGGTTATATCTTTACCGATGCAGCTGTTGAGCCCGCATTCCTGCAACAGCTGCTATCAAACGCCAACCGCGAGACATTCTCTTGCATCACCGTGGATGGAGACACGTCTACCAGCGACACCGTGCTCGCCTTTGCGACCGGCAAAGCTGGCAATCCTGCACTTACAGCCTTTGACGATGCAGGTGCCGATGCATTTGCTGCGGCTCTGGCGGATGTCTGCCGCCAATTGGCGCAAATGGTGGTTCGCGATGGCGAAGGGGCGAGCAAGTTCATCACCATTCGCGTCTCCGGTGCCAGTTCGGATGACAGCGCGCACCGAATAGCGCTCAGCGTCGCCAACTCTCCGCTTGTGAAAACCGCCATCGCCGGTGAAGATGCCAATTGGGGCCGTGTTGTCATGGCCGTAGGTAAGGCAGGCGAGCCTGCGGATCGGGATAAACTGTCGATCGGGTTTGGCGGCATTTGGGCTGCACGTGATGGGCTGCCTGTCGAAGATTACGATGAGACGCCAGTTGCCGAGCATTTAAAGGGGCAGGAGATCGACGTCACAGTTGACCTGGGAATAGGGTCCGGACGCGCCACGGTTTGGACCTGCGACCTCACACATGGATATATCTCCATCAACGCCGACTATCGTTCATGA